Within Roseibium sp. HPY-6, the genomic segment CAAGGACCTGCAAAAGCATCAGGAAAAATCCAAGGATCATGATCAGCTTCACGGGCCAGAGATAGGGGCGCCAGGCCGTCGGACTGCGCTCGATAAACCCGAGTTTTTCCTGCGCGGCCGCCGGGCCACCGGTCAAGAAGGCTCCGATCAGCTCCAGGTAGAACTGGAAGGGTTCCTTGCCGAAATAGCCAAGTGAATAGGCAAAGGAATTCAGCGCCCCATAGATGAGAACGCAAAGGTAGAACACCAGCAGGAGTACGGTGAAAGCATCAAACCAGGCTTTCTTTTTCACGCTCCACTCGGCGTAGAAGAGATCCATGCGCACGTTGGATCCCAATTGGATCGAATAGGGTCCACCGAGGACATAATAGGCGACCATCGCGAACTGAGCGACTTCAAGTGTCCAGAGCGAAGGATTGAAGAAGGTTTTGGATATCGACGACCAAAGCAGGATGCCTGCCATGACGAAGACGCCCCACATGATGACCTTTCCAAGGCCGCGGTTGAAACTGTCAACGATGCGCACATAAATCCGCGCGGCCTTAAGCATCAGCGCCTCCCGCCGCGGCTTCGCCACGTGCCGAATTGCCGGCCTGCATGGCCTTTTGCAGGAGCGGCGCCAGCAGACCTGCCCATCGTTCTTCTTCTTCCGGTGTGGTTATCTCGTCATTGCGGATTTCGACCATGAGGCACGGCAGCTTTCGGTTTTCACCGTGCCGGCTGAGTGTGTAGTAAACGCCGTCAGAGGGGGAATAGGGTTCGTTGTCTCCCACTGTCAGG encodes:
- a CDS encoding TRAP transporter small permease subunit encodes the protein MLKAARIYVRIVDSFNRGLGKVIMWGVFVMAGILLWSSISKTFFNPSLWTLEVAQFAMVAYYVLGGPYSIQLGSNVRMDLFYAEWSVKKKAWFDAFTVLLLVFYLCVLIYGALNSFAYSLGYFGKEPFQFYLELIGAFLTGGPAAAQEKLGFIERSPTAWRPYLWPVKLIMILGFFLMLLQVLAELLKDIARIKGETI